A single genomic interval of Lathyrus oleraceus cultivar Zhongwan6 chromosome 7, CAAS_Psat_ZW6_1.0, whole genome shotgun sequence harbors:
- the LOC127106422 gene encoding uncharacterized protein LOC127106422 translates to MAVQDHNNEWPPTGAPFDLHRDEHWTNFDSSVNAVSFGFVATAILISMFLVMAIFERFLRPLSPPMSPSTRRSHRDIESQMGSNGKLSHPSPKMSVYSSEVSVLMPGDVIPTFIAHPAPCCPERIAWPSHQHNTLPCSTSNTRPSNINEVRGV, encoded by the exons ATGGCAGTACAAGACCATAACAACGAATGGCCACCAACAGGTGCACCGTTTGACCTCCACAGAGATGAACATTGGACCAACTTCGACAGCTCAGTCAATGCTGTCTCCTTTGGGTTTGTAGCTACTGCTATTCTCATTTCCATGTTCTTAGTCATGGCTATCTTTGAGAGATTCCTCAGACCCCTTTCTCCTCCTATGTCACCCTCCACCCGCCGGAGCCACCGTGACATCGAGTCTCAGATGGGTTCCAACGGAAAACTCTCTCACCCATCACCCAAA ATGAGTGTATATTCGAGCGAGGTTTCGGTTTTGATGCCTGGAGATGTGATTCCTACATTCATTGCTCACCCTGCTCCGTGTTGTCCGGAGCGGATCGCGTGGCCTTCTCATCAACATAACACGTTACCTTGTTCGACTTCAAACACTAGGCCGAGTAATATCAATGAAGTTCGAGGAGTCTGA